In Trifolium pratense cultivar HEN17-A07 linkage group LG7, ARS_RC_1.1, whole genome shotgun sequence, a genomic segment contains:
- the LOC123896208 gene encoding TMV resistance protein N-like, translating into MASSSSSSSNNSQEKHEVFLSFRGEDTRKTFTSHLHAALKRVEIATFIDYNLERGDEISGTLLRAIEDSKLSVIVFSKNFATSKWCLDEVKKIVDCKKHRGQIVVPIFYDIEPTHVRNQTGTFESAFNGHQVRFFDRPNKVQKWRDALREATNLSGWDCSVDRLESEIVEEIAMDVLGKLNRVYVGDLDEQIKKFEQLAELQKQYFIGTPHGAHWQRYQETVKQIRKLQMERHQRLLRIPSTMSSHVDDSNANNDFYNMWSNVFRF; encoded by the exons ATggcatcatcttcatcatcatcttctaaTAATTCTCAAGAAAAACATGAAGTGTTTCTTAGTTTTAGAGGAGAGGACACAAGAAAAACTTTCACTAGCCATCTTCATGCTGCTTTAAAAAGGGTAGAGATAGCAACTTTCATAGACTACAACCTTGAAAGAGGGGATGAAATTTCAGGGACACTTCTAAGAGCTATTGAAGATTCAAAGCTTTCAGTGATTGTGTTCTCAAAGAACTTTGCAACATCTAAATGGTGTTTAGATgaagttaaaaaaatagttgattGTAAAAAACATAGGGGTCAAATTGTAGTGCCtatattttatgatatagaACCTACACATGTGAGGAATCAAACAGGAACCTTTGAAAGTGCATTCAATGGACATCAAGTGAGGTTTTTTGATAGGCCAAATAAGGTACAAAAATGGAGAGATGCGTTGAGAGAAGCAACCAATCTCTCTGGATGGGATTGCTCTGTTGACAG GTTGGAATCTGAAATTGTTGAAGAGATTGCAATGGATGTGCTAGGAAAATTAAATCGTGTATATGTTGGTGATTTAgatgaacaaattaaaaagttTGAGCAACTTGCAGAACTTCAAAAGCAATATTTTATAGGTACACCTCATGGAGCACATTGGCAAAGATATCAAGAAACCGTCAAACAAATCAGAAAACTTCAAATGGAAAGACATCAACGTTTGCTCCGCATACCATCCACCATGTCTTCACATGTTGATGATTCCAATGCGAAcaatgatttttataatatgtGGTCTAACGTATTCAGGTTCTAG